A segment of the Malaciobacter mytili LMG 24559 genome:
TGAACTTGAAATCAAATTGATATTTTCATAATTTGTTAAATATTCTTCTTTATTATTAATATCAAATATTTTTTTATAATAAATTAAATTAATGTAATTATTATTCAATTCCAATTTTATTTCCTTGAAATCAGAATTAATTGTATTTATTACATTTTCTAAATATTGTTCATTTCTAAATATATAGTTATAGAAAATTTTATCTACTCTCTCTTTTTCAGTTTTATTATGCCAAGAAGTAAACAATAGTAATATAAAATCTGATATATCAATATAACTTCTACCATTTAAATAAGCAACAATTTTCATAAACTTTACTGTTCTTTTATACTTTCTATCTGATGTTTTAACTTCTGATTTAATAAATTCTTGTGTAATATCTATAAATCTTTCAACTAAGATTTTGTCAAATATTACCTTATCTGATTCTTTATATATAAAATCTATATCCTCTTTTGAAAAATATTTTGTTAAAATTGGTTCTTGTATAAAATCATTTAAATATAATTTTTTTCTATTCTCTCTTTCTGCTATTGCTTTCACTACTACCCAAAAATCAAATCTATCCACATATGGAGCCATAAACTTATCTTCTGGATACTCATTTGAAGCAGCAAAGAAACAATTTATGTCTGTCTTCTTTTTCTCTCCATCCCCATATGTATATGTTCTATCTATTAGTACTTCTAATAATCCACTTAACTTTCGTCCCTTGATTTTAAACATTTCATCTATAAAAATACTAAAAGCTTCTAACAACGAACCCTTTGTATTAATTTTTAATTCACCTTCGTTTGTCGTATAAATTCTTCCAAATAACTCCTCTGTTGTTGTATCCTCTTTACCTACAATTTGCCATAATTTTTTCGCTCCTGAAATAATACTCCCGAACATATCAATTACATAGGATTTACCTACACCTCTTTCACCTATTAAAAAAGTATTTGCCTTTGCAAAATATGTAAGGGCAATTATTCTTATTAATTCCTCTCTTTCAATAGCTCTTAATTCCATTTCTTCAAATAGTTTTCGTAGTTTATCTTTATATTCTTTTGCTTTTGTCATATCTATTATTGTACTAATTTCATTATTACTCATATTATCCTCTATTCAATTTTTTCTTCTATGAAATTCTTTTCTACACTTTTTAATCTTCTCTCAATTATTGCTACTTGGTTGTATAATTCCTCATATTCAAGTTTTGGCATTTCAACATTGATACTACTTGGATCTTTTTGATAAGGGAATGTTACATAATATTTTTTACCATAGTGTTTTATAAACCCTTCACCAATTCCTAAGTCATCCATATCTGACGAGGATACTAAATCTCTATCCTCATAGACAACTGTACTTCTTCCACCTGCATTATCATTTTCTTTCATAGCTACATTTATTGCTACCTTCCTTTTCCCAAATGATTCTGCACACTCTTTTCTTGAGCCCTCACTCCCTTGTTTCATATAAATAGGAGTTGCAGTATTATCTTGTACAATGTCTGCTAAAGTATCTCCCAATTTAAATTTAATATCACTTCTTGACTGATAAAATGCACCAATTGTCATTCCTAATTGTCGTGCTTTATTATATATTTCCTCAATACCAGGGAACATCATTGGTTTTGCTTCGTCAACAATTAAACCAAATCTTCTATCTACGCCTCTTCCTGATGTACCAATTGTCCCATATAATGATAAATACATT
Coding sequences within it:
- a CDS encoding AAA family ATPase; translation: MSNNEISTIIDMTKAKEYKDKLRKLFEEMELRAIEREELIRIIALTYFAKANTFLIGERGVGKSYVIDMFGSIISGAKKLWQIVGKEDTTTEELFGRIYTTNEGELKINTKGSLLEAFSIFIDEMFKIKGRKLSGLLEVLIDRTYTYGDGEKKKTDINCFFAASNEYPEDKFMAPYVDRFDFWVVVKAIAERENRKKLYLNDFIQEPILTKYFSKEDIDFIYKESDKVIFDKILVERFIDITQEFIKSEVKTSDRKYKRTVKFMKIVAYLNGRSYIDISDFILLLFTSWHNKTEKERVDKIFYNYIFRNEQYLENVINTINSDFKEIKLELNNNYINLIYYKKIFDINNKEEYLTNYENINLISSSCSYLLEVIKNELYSFRNVVEQVNKLFENNIFFVNKTNQVFTPKIEELIKELEKDIKEKIVMLEEWLKINKTLLEYKTNQQKVNLEIAY